In Zunongwangia profunda SM-A87, the following proteins share a genomic window:
- a CDS encoding 6-pyruvoyl trahydropterin synthase family protein, with the protein MAKIRITKQFSFETGHALYGYDGKCRNVHGHSYKLSVTVIGEPITDTENVKYGMVIDFGDLKKIVKSEIVDQFDHATVFNQNTPHIELAKELKNRGHHVILVDYQPTSENMVIDFAEKIKKHLPDHIQLHSLKLQETESSFAEWYAIDN; encoded by the coding sequence ATGGCAAAAATCAGGATTACCAAACAATTTTCTTTTGAAACAGGACACGCGCTTTACGGCTATGATGGCAAGTGCCGCAATGTTCACGGCCACAGTTATAAACTTAGCGTAACTGTTATTGGAGAGCCAATCACAGATACTGAAAATGTAAAATACGGAATGGTAATCGATTTTGGTGATCTAAAAAAGATCGTGAAATCTGAAATTGTAGACCAATTTGATCATGCTACAGTTTTTAATCAAAACACCCCACATATCGAGCTTGCCAAAGAATTAAAAAACCGTGGTCATCATGTAATTTTAGTAGACTATCAACCCACCAGTGAGAATATGGTAATTGATTTTGCTGAAAAAATAAAGAAACATTTACCGGATCATATTCAACTACATTCTTTAAAACTTCAGGAAACCGAAAGCAGCTTTGCAGAGTGGTATGCAATTGATAATTAG
- the thiS gene encoding sulfur carrier protein ThiS: MITVNVNNQNHSFKEPVKLDELLEQLNIQPLGIAIAINNEIISKPQWEHTLLEEGNNVLVIRATQGG; the protein is encoded by the coding sequence ATGATAACTGTAAACGTAAACAACCAAAATCATTCTTTTAAAGAACCGGTAAAGCTTGATGAACTGCTGGAGCAGCTGAATATTCAGCCTTTAGGAATTGCCATCGCTATTAACAACGAGATTATTTCTAAACCCCAATGGGAGCATACCCTGTTGGAAGAAGGGAATAACGTACTGGTGATTCGTGCTACGCAGGGTGGTTGA
- the thiC gene encoding phosphomethylpyrimidine synthase ThiC has product MKPNQLPRGEAISRTPFPNSEKIYVRGQLHENVNVPMRKINLDDTVDKFNGIRTPNEPVLVYDTSGAYTDPNVEIDVRRGLKPIRQQWIAAREDVQQLSRLSSEYGRQREENKKLEKLRFQRIRKPLKAKPGQNVTQMHYARKGIITPEMEFIAIRENQKLQEINQITQQHPGESFGASIPKVITPEFVRDEVAKGRAIIPSNINHPESEPMIVGRNFLVKINANIGNSAVSSSIEEEVEKAVWACRWGADTIMDLSTGKNIHETREWILRNSPVPIGTVPIYQALEKVNGKAENLTWEIFRDTLIEQAEQGVDYFTIHAGVRLKYIPHTAKRLTGIVSRGGSIMAKWCLAHHQESFLYTHFEDICEIMKAYDVAFSLGDGLRPGCIADANDYAQFAELETLGELTKIAWKHDVQCFIEGPGHIPMHMIKENMDKQLAECGEAPFYTLGPLTTDIAPGYDHITSGIGAAMIGWYGCAMLCYVTPKEHLGLPNKEDVKEGVITYKIAAHAADLAKGHPGAQHRDDAMSKARFEFRWEDQFNLALDPDTARAYHDETLPSENAKVAHFCSMCGPNFCSMKITQDVRNYAKENGLDSEEAIKKGMEEKSEEFKKKGSEVYL; this is encoded by the coding sequence ATGAAACCTAACCAGTTACCACGGGGAGAAGCCATAAGCAGAACGCCTTTTCCCAACTCAGAAAAAATTTACGTAAGAGGGCAGCTTCACGAAAATGTGAATGTGCCGATGCGTAAGATCAATCTAGATGATACCGTCGATAAATTTAACGGTATCCGAACGCCAAATGAGCCTGTTTTGGTGTACGATACCAGCGGTGCTTACACCGATCCTAATGTAGAGATCGATGTTCGCCGGGGTTTAAAACCTATTCGTCAGCAATGGATTGCTGCCAGGGAAGATGTGCAGCAGTTAAGCAGACTTTCCTCGGAATACGGCCGGCAACGAGAGGAAAATAAAAAGCTGGAGAAACTTCGGTTTCAACGAATCAGGAAACCTTTAAAAGCAAAGCCGGGACAAAATGTTACCCAAATGCATTATGCACGTAAAGGAATAATTACTCCTGAAATGGAATTTATTGCTATTCGTGAAAATCAGAAACTTCAAGAAATAAATCAAATTACTCAGCAACATCCGGGAGAGAGTTTTGGAGCTAGTATTCCCAAAGTGATCACTCCTGAATTTGTTCGGGATGAGGTAGCGAAAGGACGTGCAATTATCCCTAGTAATATTAACCATCCTGAAAGTGAACCTATGATTGTAGGGCGAAACTTTTTGGTAAAGATCAATGCCAATATTGGGAATTCTGCCGTAAGTTCTTCGATTGAAGAGGAAGTAGAAAAAGCGGTTTGGGCATGTCGTTGGGGTGCCGATACGATCATGGATCTTTCTACCGGAAAGAATATTCACGAAACCCGTGAATGGATTCTTCGGAATTCTCCGGTACCCATCGGAACAGTACCTATTTATCAGGCTTTGGAAAAAGTAAATGGAAAAGCTGAAAATCTTACCTGGGAGATCTTTAGAGACACTTTAATTGAACAAGCCGAACAGGGTGTCGATTATTTTACCATTCATGCCGGAGTTCGTTTAAAATATATCCCGCATACTGCAAAACGGCTCACCGGTATCGTGTCTCGGGGAGGTTCGATCATGGCAAAATGGTGTTTGGCGCATCACCAGGAAAGTTTTTTATACACGCATTTTGAGGACATCTGCGAAATCATGAAAGCTTACGATGTAGCTTTTTCACTGGGCGATGGTTTGCGTCCTGGTTGTATTGCAGATGCGAACGATTATGCGCAGTTTGCCGAATTAGAAACGCTTGGCGAATTAACCAAAATTGCCTGGAAGCACGATGTACAATGTTTTATTGAAGGTCCCGGGCATATCCCCATGCACATGATTAAAGAAAATATGGACAAGCAGTTGGCAGAATGCGGGGAAGCGCCTTTTTATACACTAGGGCCATTAACAACCGATATTGCACCGGGTTATGATCATATCACTAGCGGAATTGGTGCCGCAATGATCGGCTGGTACGGTTGTGCGATGTTGTGTTATGTGACGCCAAAAGAGCATTTGGGTTTACCCAATAAAGAAGATGTAAAGGAAGGTGTGATTACCTATAAAATTGCAGCACATGCGGCCGATTTGGCAAAAGGTCATCCAGGAGCACAGCATCGCGATGATGCCATGAGTAAGGCGAGGTTCGAATTTCGATGGGAAGATCAGTTTAATTTAGCTTTAGATCCCGATACGGCGAGAGCTTATCACGATGAGACCTTACCTTCTGAAAACGCGAAAGTGGCTCATTTTTGTTCGATGTGCGGCCCTAATTTCTGTTCGATGAAGATCACACAGGATGTACGGAATTATGCTAAAGAAAACGGACTCGACAGTGAAGAAGCAATCAAAAAAGGCATGGAAGAGAAATCAGAAGAGTTTAAAAAGAAAGGCAGCGAAGTATATCTGTAG
- a CDS encoding thiamine phosphate synthase has translation MLIVISAEKLIENEESQLKSMFDAGLETLHIRKPEVSFEELKTWLENFEPGYRSKMVLHQHHELAREFGLKGVHLPEYFRTSLKETLEDYVNTFQHLKFTVSTSFHQKEEISRTSIFDYCFLSPIFNSISKTGYVGKTFQVLDIQQKVIALGGIDAAKIPLAYNMGFYGVAVLGAVWLQEDPIHSFIKIQQQYESVFN, from the coding sequence ATGCTGATTGTAATTTCTGCGGAAAAGTTGATCGAGAATGAAGAATCTCAGCTGAAATCGATGTTCGATGCAGGTTTAGAAACACTTCATATTCGTAAACCTGAAGTTTCTTTTGAAGAGCTGAAAACCTGGTTAGAAAACTTTGAGCCGGGATATCGTTCTAAAATGGTGCTGCATCAGCATCACGAATTAGCACGAGAATTTGGGTTGAAAGGGGTCCATCTTCCGGAATATTTCAGAACAAGTCTGAAGGAAACTTTAGAAGATTATGTCAACACATTTCAGCATTTAAAATTTACAGTGAGTACCTCGTTTCATCAAAAAGAAGAGATCTCGAGAACATCGATTTTCGATTACTGTTTTTTGAGTCCGATTTTTAATTCCATCTCTAAAACCGGGTATGTGGGAAAAACGTTTCAAGTCCTGGACATCCAGCAAAAAGTGATCGCGCTTGGCGGGATAGATGCAGCGAAAATTCCACTTGCCTATAATATGGGGTTTTATGGTGTGGCTGTTTTGGGAGCGGTTTGGCTACAGGAAGATCCAATACATAGTTTTATTAAAATTCAGCAACAATATGAGTCAGTTTTCAACTAA
- a CDS encoding thiamine phosphate synthase has product MSQFSTKHSVNLPKEISCLHYISQGKDREEHLANITRVLKAGANWIQLRIKEMPQKEILKTAILARELCAKYKAKLIVNDHVKVAKTCNADGVHLGQEDTDVLEARKILGKDKIIGGTANTLQHCLEHLENGVDYIGLGPLRFTSTKKELSPVLGFSGYQELIEKYSQQENTVPIIAIGGIKVNDIEELRKIGLSGVAISSLLTHSKDPKNEIQQILDRFAVRV; this is encoded by the coding sequence ATGAGTCAGTTTTCAACTAAACATTCGGTGAATTTACCAAAAGAAATCTCCTGTTTGCATTATATCTCGCAGGGTAAAGATCGCGAGGAACACTTAGCAAATATAACACGTGTTTTAAAGGCAGGTGCAAACTGGATTCAGTTACGAATCAAAGAGATGCCGCAAAAAGAAATACTGAAAACGGCGATTTTGGCAAGGGAATTATGCGCCAAATACAAAGCAAAGCTAATTGTAAATGATCATGTAAAAGTGGCGAAAACCTGTAATGCTGACGGAGTTCATTTGGGACAAGAAGATACAGATGTTTTAGAGGCTAGAAAGATTTTAGGAAAGGATAAAATCATTGGCGGAACGGCGAATACGCTTCAGCATTGTTTGGAGCATCTGGAAAACGGAGTTGATTATATTGGTTTGGGGCCTTTACGATTTACTTCCACCAAAAAGGAACTGAGTCCTGTTCTTGGTTTTTCAGGTTATCAGGAATTGATAGAGAAATATTCGCAGCAGGAGAATACAGTTCCCATAATTGCCATTGGCGGAATTAAAGTAAACGACATTGAAGAACTCCGTAAAATTGGTTTAAGTGGAGTGGCTATTTCCAGCTTACTAACACATTCAAAAGATCCCAAAAATGAAATTCAGCAGATTTTAGATCGCTTTGCTGTGAGAGTTTAG